Proteins found in one Triticum aestivum cultivar Chinese Spring chromosome 4D, IWGSC CS RefSeq v2.1, whole genome shotgun sequence genomic segment:
- the LOC123100145 gene encoding expansin-A24-like codes for MASAPARAIAVVALMFACSGLAMAADKAPTWLRAHATFYGGADASDTMGGACGYGNLYSAGYGTRTAALSQVLFNDGAACGQCYKIACDRKLADPMFCKPGVTVTITATNLCPPNYALPSDNGDWCNPPMPHFDMAQPAWEKIGVYKGGIIPVMYQRVPCVKKGGVRFKIAGHHYFNLVNVFNVAADGSIKSMDVKSSDSDTWAPMARNWGANRQSLANLTGKMLSFRLTSTDGRTLVFNNIVPAGWTLGQTFASKLQF; via the exons ATGGCGTCGGCTCCAGCTCGAGCTATTGCGGTGGTGGCTCTCATGTTCGCGTGCTCTGGGTTGGCCATGGCCGCGGACAAAGCGCCGACATGGCTGAGGGCGCATGCCACGTTCTACGGCGGCGCTGATGCCTCTGACACCATGG GTGGGGCGTGTGGGTACGGCAACCTGTACTCGGCGGGCTACGGGACGCGGACGGCGGCGCTGAGCCAGGTGCTCTTCAATGACGGCGCGGCCTGCGGGCAGTGCTACAAGATTGCTTGTGACCGCAAGCTTGCGGACCCGATGTTCTGCAAACCAGGCGTCACGGTGACAATCACGGCCACGAACCTCTGCCCGCCTAACTATGCACTCCCGAGCGACAACGGAGACTGGTGCAATCCGCCGATGCCGCACTTCGACATGGCGCAGCCGGCCTGGGAGAAGATTGGTGTCTACAAGGGTGGCATCATCCCTGTCATGTACCAGAG GGTTCCATGCGTGAAGAAGGGTGGGGTGCGGTTCAAGATAGCTGGTCACCATTATTTTAACCTAGTTAACGTGTTCAACGTCGCAGCGGACGGCTCGATCAAATCGATGGATGTCAAGAGCTCTGATTCAGACACATGGGCGCCAATGGCTCGCAACTGGGGCGCGAACCGGCAATCTCTAGCTAATCTTACTGGAAAGATGCTCTCATTCAGATTGACCAGCACGGATGGGCGGACACTTGTGTTTAACAATATTGTGCCAGCTGGATGGACATTAGGGCAAACATTTGCGAGCAAATTACAGTTTTAA
- the LOC123098246 gene encoding expansin-A24, with amino-acid sequence MTSAPARAIAVVALVLTCCGLAMAADNAPVWLRAHATFYGGADASDTMGGACGYGNLYSAGYGTRTAALSQALFNDGAACGQCYKIACDRKLADPMFCKPGVSVTITATNLCPPNYALPSDNGGWCNPPRPHFDMAQPAWEKIGVYKGGIIPVMYQRVPCVRKGGVRFKIAGHDYFNLVNVFNVAAAGSIKSMDVKTSNSDAWAPMGRNWGANWQSLANLTGKMLSFRLTNTDGQTLVFNNIVPAGWTFGQTFASKLQF; translated from the exons ATGACGTCGGCTCCAGCTCGAGCTATTGCGGTGGTGGCTCTCGTGCTCACGTGCTGTGGGCTGGCCATGGCCGCCGACAACGCGCCGGTATGGCTGAGGGCGCATGCGACGTTCTACGGCGGCGCCGATGCCTCTGACACCATGG GTGGGGCGTGTGGGTACGGCAACCTATACTCTGCGGGCTACGGCACGCGGacggcggcgctgagccaggcgcTCTTCAACGACGGTGCGGCGTGTGGTCAGTGCTACAAAATTGCTTGTGACCGCAAGCTTGCGGATCCGATGTTCTGCAAACCCGGCGTCTCGGTGACAATCACGGCCACGAACCTTTGCCCGCCTAACTATGCACTCCCGAGCGACAATGGAGGATGGTGCAATCCTCCGAGGCCGCACTTCGACATGGCGCAGCCGGCCTGGGAGAAGATTGGTGTGTACAAGGGTGGCATCATCCCTGTCATGTACCAGAG GGTTCCATGCGTGAGGAAAGGTGGGGTGAGGTTCAAGATCGCTGGTCATGATTACTTCAACCTAGTTAACGTATTCAACGTGGCAGCTGCCGGATCAATCAAATCGATGGATGTCAAGACCTCTAATTCAGACGCATGGGCGCCAATGGGTCGTAACTGGGGCGCGAACTGGCAATCTCTAGCGAATCTTACAGGGAAGATGCTCTCATTCAGATTGACCAACACAGATGGGCAGACGCTTGTGTTCAACAATATTGTTCCAGCTGGATGGACGTTTGGGCAAACATTTGCGAGCAAATTGCAGTTTTAA